The Streptomyces sp. NBC_00440 genome contains a region encoding:
- a CDS encoding CpaF family protein: MSLRARIAAPEEHGGGREDGHQVAVYRAKLLEEIDLAEMSSLAAADRRARLERVLGHIISREGPVLSTAERSQLIRRVVDEALGLGVLEPLLEDASITEIMVNGPDSIFVERAGRVEQLPMRFASTEQLMQTIERIVSTVNRRVDESNPMVDARLPSGERVNVIIPPLSLTGPTLTIRRFPRAYRLQELIALGTLDEQMLLLLTAFVRARFNVIVSGGTGSGKTTLLNALSGLIPDHERIITVEDAAELQLQQAHVVRLETRPANVEGNGQITIRDLVRNSLRMRPDRIIVGEVRGGETLDMLQAMSTGHDGSLATVHSNSAEDALMRLQTLGSMSEVEIPFEALRDQINSAVDVIVQLARHADGSRKVSELVLLVSHGRERFQISTVSRFRARPMTADRVVHGRFEHLPLPRRIAERLYLANEALPPAFGVVEGVDPLNTREAR; encoded by the coding sequence ATGAGTCTGCGGGCCCGCATCGCCGCCCCCGAGGAGCACGGCGGCGGCCGGGAGGACGGCCACCAGGTCGCCGTCTACCGTGCCAAGCTCCTGGAGGAGATCGACCTCGCGGAGATGTCCTCGCTGGCCGCCGCCGACCGGCGCGCCAGGCTGGAGCGCGTACTCGGCCACATCATCAGCCGCGAGGGCCCCGTACTCTCCACCGCCGAGCGCTCCCAGCTGATCCGCCGGGTCGTGGACGAGGCGCTCGGCCTCGGCGTACTGGAACCGCTCCTCGAAGACGCGTCCATCACCGAGATCATGGTCAACGGCCCCGACTCGATCTTCGTGGAACGGGCCGGACGCGTCGAGCAGCTCCCGATGCGCTTCGCCTCGACCGAGCAGCTGATGCAGACCATCGAGCGCATCGTGTCGACCGTCAACCGCCGGGTCGACGAGTCCAATCCGATGGTCGACGCCCGCCTGCCCTCCGGCGAACGGGTCAACGTCATCATCCCGCCGCTCTCCCTGACCGGCCCCACCCTCACCATCCGCCGCTTCCCCCGCGCGTACCGCCTCCAGGAACTGATCGCGCTCGGCACGCTCGACGAGCAGATGCTGCTGCTGCTCACCGCGTTCGTCCGGGCCCGCTTCAACGTGATCGTCTCCGGCGGCACCGGATCGGGGAAGACCACGCTCCTCAACGCGCTCTCCGGCCTCATCCCGGACCACGAGCGCATCATCACCGTCGAGGACGCGGCCGAACTCCAGCTCCAGCAGGCCCATGTCGTACGCCTGGAGACCCGGCCGGCCAATGTCGAGGGCAACGGCCAGATCACCATCCGCGACCTCGTCCGCAACTCGCTGCGGATGCGCCCCGACCGGATCATCGTCGGCGAGGTGCGCGGCGGCGAGACGCTCGACATGCTCCAGGCGATGTCGACAGGTCACGACGGCTCGCTCGCCACCGTGCACTCCAACAGCGCCGAGGACGCGCTGATGCGACTCCAGACCCTGGGGTCCATGTCCGAGGTGGAGATCCCCTTCGAGGCGCTGCGCGACCAGATCAACAGCGCGGTCGATGTCATCGTCCAGCTGGCCCGGCACGCCGACGGCTCCCGCAAGGTCAGCGAGCTGGTGCTGCTCGTCAGTCACGGGCGCGAGCGCTTCCAGATCTCCACGGTCTCGCGGTTCCGTGCCCGGCCGATGACCGCGGACCGGGTCGTGCACGGCCGGTTCGAGCACCTGCCGCTGCCGCGCAGGATCGCGGAGCGGCTGTACCT
- the cpaB gene encoding Flp pilus assembly protein CpaB, with translation MNSRQRRGVVLLILSAVCAVAAIIGVLSVIRDVNAKVGPEVTAYRVRSDIAPYKQLTPGDFEETRMPRKWLSGNAVTDLAQVRGKIAVTQLRKGSLLQSDMIVQQPELGAGEQEIAIMIDASTGVAGKITPGSDVNIYATFKGDDKGVPDTSKVIVSNARVVDVGKLTALDPGQNESDRSRQATDAVPITFALKTLDAQRVAYAESFATHVRLALVAAGGSPAVPQRDRTYTLDGDK, from the coding sequence GTGAACTCCCGCCAGCGCCGCGGCGTCGTCCTGCTGATCCTGTCGGCCGTCTGCGCCGTCGCCGCGATCATCGGTGTGCTCTCGGTCATCCGCGACGTGAATGCGAAAGTCGGCCCCGAGGTCACGGCGTACCGCGTCAGAAGCGACATAGCCCCGTACAAGCAGCTCACCCCGGGCGACTTCGAGGAGACGCGGATGCCACGGAAGTGGCTCTCCGGCAACGCGGTGACCGATCTCGCCCAGGTGCGCGGCAAGATCGCCGTCACCCAGCTGCGCAAGGGCTCACTGCTGCAGAGCGACATGATCGTCCAGCAGCCCGAACTCGGCGCGGGCGAGCAGGAGATCGCCATCATGATCGACGCCTCCACCGGGGTGGCGGGCAAGATCACACCGGGCTCCGACGTCAACATCTACGCGACGTTCAAGGGCGACGACAAGGGCGTCCCCGACACCTCCAAGGTCATCGTCTCCAACGCGCGCGTCGTGGACGTCGGCAAGCTCACCGCCCTCGACCCCGGTCAGAACGAGAGCGACCGCTCCCGGCAGGCCACCGACGCCGTCCCGATCACCTTCGCCCTCAAGACGCTCGACGCCCAGCGCGTCGCGTACGCGGAGTCCTTCGCGACCCATGTCCGGCTGGCGCTCGTCGCGGCAGGCGGCAGCCCGGCCGTCCCGCAGCGCGACCGCACCTACACCCTCGACGGCGACAAGTGA
- a CDS encoding TadE/TadG family type IV pilus assembly protein gives MLPILLFIGMAAIQLGIVGYTANQAGTAARAAARTEALEAGTGSAAGQDAVSGWLQGNTTVRVSGGDTVSATATIAVPSVLPGFHLFGPVHRTVVMPNDTTAASATAGNDREAP, from the coding sequence ATGCTCCCGATCCTCCTCTTCATCGGCATGGCCGCCATCCAGCTCGGCATCGTCGGCTACACCGCCAACCAGGCAGGCACCGCGGCCCGCGCCGCCGCCCGCACCGAAGCCCTGGAGGCCGGTACGGGGAGCGCCGCCGGACAGGACGCCGTGTCCGGCTGGCTCCAGGGCAACACCACCGTCCGTGTCAGCGGCGGCGACACCGTGAGCGCGACCGCCACCATCGCCGTCCCGTCCGTGCTGCCGGGCTTCCACCTCTTCGGCCCGGTCCACCGCACCGTCGTCATGCCGAACGACACCACAGCCGCGAGTGCCACAGCCGGGAACGACAGGGAGGCACCATGA
- a CDS encoding LysR family transcriptional regulator — protein MDFTLQQLRGFVAVAEELHFGRAAQRLNLTQPPLTRQIQGLERILGVRLFDRLGRGVRLTAAGAVFLEHARRVLALLEVAPEATRRAADGTTGTLRLAFTAIGAYAVLADFLTMVGKRTPGVTAELTELVSPAQFEALANLEIDLGLVRPPIPEKFESLLVHSEDLVLAVPDSHPLASGEGPVSLTDVTDDYIGYSPEGSQYLHDICAAMIGMDRYAVSQLASQVPTMLALVRAGLGCALIPRSITAMKVESVRYRELDTAEAHSVTLHACWSPDNPNPALQRLAESLREQ, from the coding sequence ATGGATTTCACGCTTCAGCAACTCCGTGGGTTCGTCGCCGTCGCCGAAGAACTGCACTTCGGGCGGGCGGCGCAGCGTCTGAACCTGACCCAGCCGCCACTGACCCGGCAGATCCAGGGACTTGAGCGGATACTCGGTGTCCGCCTGTTCGACCGCCTCGGCCGCGGTGTCCGGCTGACCGCGGCCGGCGCGGTGTTCCTGGAGCACGCCCGCCGCGTGCTCGCGCTGCTTGAGGTCGCTCCGGAGGCGACCCGGCGGGCGGCCGACGGGACGACCGGGACATTGCGGCTCGCGTTCACCGCGATCGGCGCCTACGCCGTACTCGCGGATTTCCTGACCATGGTCGGCAAGCGGACGCCGGGCGTGACGGCGGAGCTGACGGAGCTGGTGAGTCCGGCGCAGTTCGAGGCGCTGGCGAATCTCGAGATCGATCTCGGGCTGGTGCGGCCGCCGATCCCGGAGAAGTTCGAGTCGCTGCTGGTGCACTCGGAGGACCTGGTGCTCGCCGTACCGGACTCCCATCCGCTGGCGTCCGGCGAGGGGCCGGTGTCGCTGACCGACGTCACCGACGACTACATCGGGTACAGCCCGGAAGGATCCCAGTACCTGCACGACATCTGCGCGGCGATGATCGGGATGGACCGGTACGCCGTGAGCCAACTGGCGTCACAAGTACCGACGATGCTCGCGCTGGTGCGGGCCGGACTGGGATGCGCGCTGATCCCGCGGTCGATCACGGCGATGAAGGTCGAGAGTGTCCGGTACCGCGAACTCGACACAGCCGAAGCACATTCGGTGACACTGCATGCCTGCTGGAGCCCCGACAACCCGAACCCGGCGCTGCAGCGGCTGGCGGAGTCGCTGCGCGAGCAATAG
- a CDS encoding S1 family peptidase — MKKPLVGALLALFLMGAAATPAVAATSRPTVKAADFAGTVALSNCSGSVVRTPDSQPDDPALVLSNGHCLETGFPAAGQVITDQPSSRTFSLLNAAGSSVATLKASKVAYATMTDTDISLYQLTSTYAQIQSKYGISALELNAAHPTQGTAISVVSGYWKKIYSCNVDGFVYRLKEGDWTWKDSVRYTSACDTIGGTSGSPVVDTATGKVVAVNNTGNEDGERCTENNPCEVDENGNVTIHQGINYAEETYGIVPCVGAGSKIDLSRSGCTLPKP; from the coding sequence ATGAAGAAGCCTCTCGTCGGCGCACTGCTCGCCCTTTTCCTCATGGGCGCGGCAGCGACACCCGCGGTGGCGGCCACCAGCCGCCCCACGGTCAAAGCAGCCGACTTCGCGGGAACGGTGGCGCTGAGCAACTGCTCGGGCTCCGTCGTCCGCACGCCGGACTCCCAGCCGGACGACCCCGCGCTGGTGCTCTCCAACGGTCACTGCCTGGAGACCGGCTTCCCGGCCGCCGGACAGGTCATCACCGACCAGCCGTCCAGCCGTACCTTCTCGCTGCTCAATGCCGCGGGCAGTTCGGTCGCCACGCTCAAGGCGAGCAAGGTTGCCTACGCGACGATGACCGACACGGACATCTCGCTGTACCAGCTCACCTCCACGTACGCGCAGATACAGAGCAAGTACGGGATTTCGGCGCTGGAGCTGAACGCCGCCCATCCCACGCAGGGCACGGCGATCAGTGTGGTCTCCGGGTACTGGAAGAAGATCTACAGCTGCAACGTGGACGGCTTCGTCTACCGCCTCAAGGAGGGTGACTGGACCTGGAAGGACTCGGTCCGCTACACCTCGGCCTGCGACACCATCGGTGGCACCTCGGGATCGCCGGTGGTCGACACCGCGACGGGCAAGGTCGTCGCGGTGAACAACACGGGTAACGAGGACGGCGAGCGCTGCACGGAGAACAACCCGTGCGAGGTGGACGAGAACGGCAACGTCACCATCCACCAGGGCATCAACTACGCCGAGGAGACGTACGGGATCGTGCCGTGCGTCGGCGCCGGCAGCAAGATCGACCTGAGCCGCTCGGGCTGCACCCTGCCCAAGCCGTAG
- a CDS encoding mandelate racemase/muconate lactonizing enzyme family protein — MSRITQVEVFPVAVPFARRFVLGSGAVGAPDAAPDQSAAVIFVKLTTEDGVVGWGEQRALPSWSYETAETMAVIIRRHLAPILLELTPFDVELFQRRAAQRLSPAVSNGFPFARAAVDVAMHDAAGKLAGVPVHALLGGKVHDEIPLCSAIGVGDQDAVREHALQSSDYAAYKIKIGGDLDADTAAIETAAEVAGDKPLWLDANQSYRPAALKRLRDRTAHVRTIHCVEQPVPSTDTLAMGRLRELIDLPIAIDEGSFSAQDLARAIRLDAADLVVIKVCKSGGLRNALKTAQTALAGGLEILASGLTDCGIAFAAALHVFSQLELALPAELNGPELLTDLYVDGLTITKAVATVPTAPGLGVEVDEERIRAESLNLLYR; from the coding sequence ATGTCCCGCATCACCCAGGTCGAGGTCTTCCCGGTCGCCGTACCGTTCGCCCGCCGGTTCGTGCTCGGCAGCGGAGCTGTCGGCGCACCCGACGCCGCGCCGGACCAGTCCGCGGCGGTGATCTTCGTCAAGCTGACCACCGAGGACGGCGTGGTCGGCTGGGGAGAACAGCGCGCGCTCCCGAGCTGGAGCTACGAGACCGCCGAGACGATGGCCGTCATCATCCGCCGCCACCTCGCGCCGATCCTGCTCGAACTCACACCGTTCGATGTCGAGCTCTTCCAACGGCGCGCCGCCCAGCGCCTGAGTCCCGCGGTCTCGAACGGCTTCCCGTTCGCCCGCGCGGCGGTCGACGTCGCGATGCACGACGCGGCCGGCAAGCTCGCGGGCGTCCCCGTGCACGCGCTGCTCGGCGGCAAGGTGCACGACGAGATCCCGCTCTGCTCGGCGATCGGGGTCGGCGACCAGGACGCGGTCCGTGAGCACGCACTCCAGTCGTCGGACTATGCGGCGTACAAGATCAAGATCGGTGGTGATCTGGACGCCGACACGGCGGCGATCGAGACCGCCGCGGAAGTTGCCGGCGACAAACCGCTGTGGCTCGACGCGAACCAGTCGTACCGCCCGGCCGCCCTCAAGCGACTCCGCGACCGGACGGCGCACGTCCGCACGATCCACTGCGTCGAGCAGCCCGTGCCGAGCACCGACACGCTGGCGATGGGCCGGTTGCGTGAGCTGATCGACCTGCCGATCGCGATCGACGAGGGCAGCTTCTCCGCGCAGGACCTGGCGCGCGCGATCCGGCTGGACGCGGCGGACCTGGTCGTGATCAAGGTCTGCAAGTCCGGCGGACTGCGCAACGCCCTGAAGACCGCCCAGACCGCGCTGGCCGGCGGTCTCGAGATCCTGGCCAGCGGCCTCACCGACTGCGGAATCGCGTTCGCCGCCGCACTGCACGTCTTCAGCCAGCTCGAACTCGCCCTGCCCGCCGAACTCAACGGGCCGGAGCTGCTGACGGATCTGTACGTCGACGGGCTGACCATCACCAAGGCCGTCGCAACGGTCCCCACAGCCCCTGGACTGGGCGTCGAGGTCGACGAGGAGCGTATCCGGGCCGAGTCGCTCAACCTGCTCTATCGCTGA
- a CDS encoding AAA family ATPase, giving the protein MTTRILPVAGDPDAARAVITLLSQLPDAEPFPPVADSTSLLDLLARLAAESLDELPEVVLVHERIGPAPALELIREVALRFPAVGVVLITADISPLLYTSAMDAGARGLIGLPLGYEELAARVQNAASWSTGVRRHLGGGPDPAAGPGGTVVTVTGAKGGVGATVTAVQLALAAQASGRSVALVDLDLQSGDVASYLDVQFRRSIADLAGIADISPRVIQDAVYAHPTGIGLLLAPGDGERGEEVTDRVARQAIGALRNRYEIVVVDCGTQLTGANAAAVEMADHALLLVTPDVVAVRAAKRMVRMWDRLQVRKAEETVTVVNRATRSAEIQPPLVERITGTKAARAAIPAGFKELQGAVDAGRMQDLDSRSTVKQAMWGLAGELGLVKAPASASHGRGARGGRLRVRGSKLDSDRGAVLVEFAGMAPLIAFVLVAMWQCVLWGYTFSLAGNAADEAARTATSSYAVDGSTAGCREAGLKRLPANWRGAATVSCGASGNLMKATVHLRTPVLFPGAGNFPWPVDGSAGAALEGDGG; this is encoded by the coding sequence ATGACGACTCGTATCCTCCCCGTGGCCGGTGACCCGGACGCGGCGCGCGCGGTGATCACCCTGCTCAGCCAGCTCCCCGACGCGGAACCCTTCCCGCCGGTCGCCGACTCGACCTCGCTGCTCGACCTGCTCGCCCGGCTGGCCGCCGAGTCGCTCGACGAGCTGCCCGAGGTCGTCCTCGTCCACGAACGGATCGGCCCGGCCCCCGCGCTGGAACTGATCAGGGAGGTCGCGCTGCGCTTCCCGGCGGTCGGCGTCGTCCTCATCACCGCCGACATCAGCCCGCTGCTCTACACATCGGCGATGGACGCGGGCGCCCGCGGCCTCATCGGACTGCCCCTCGGCTACGAGGAGCTGGCGGCCCGGGTGCAGAACGCGGCCTCCTGGTCCACCGGCGTACGCCGCCACCTCGGCGGCGGGCCCGACCCGGCCGCCGGACCCGGCGGCACGGTCGTCACGGTCACCGGGGCGAAGGGCGGGGTCGGCGCCACCGTCACCGCGGTCCAGCTCGCGCTGGCCGCCCAGGCGTCCGGCAGGTCCGTCGCCCTGGTCGACCTCGACCTCCAGTCCGGTGACGTCGCCTCCTACCTCGACGTACAGTTCCGCCGCTCCATCGCCGACCTGGCGGGCATCGCCGACATCTCGCCCCGGGTCATCCAGGACGCGGTGTACGCGCACCCGACCGGGATCGGACTGCTGCTTGCGCCGGGCGACGGCGAACGCGGCGAAGAGGTCACCGACCGGGTCGCCCGGCAGGCGATCGGCGCGCTGCGCAACCGGTACGAGATCGTGGTCGTGGACTGCGGCACCCAGCTGACCGGCGCCAACGCGGCGGCGGTCGAAATGGCCGACCACGCGCTGCTGTTGGTCACCCCCGACGTGGTGGCCGTCCGGGCCGCCAAGCGGATGGTGCGGATGTGGGACCGGCTCCAGGTCCGCAAGGCGGAGGAGACGGTCACCGTCGTCAACCGGGCCACCCGGAGCGCCGAGATCCAGCCGCCGCTGGTGGAGCGCATCACCGGCACGAAGGCGGCCCGCGCCGCGATCCCGGCCGGGTTCAAGGAACTCCAGGGGGCGGTGGACGCGGGCCGGATGCAGGACCTGGACAGCCGCTCCACGGTCAAGCAGGCCATGTGGGGCCTGGCCGGGGAACTCGGCCTGGTGAAGGCGCCCGCGTCGGCCTCGCACGGCAGGGGCGCCCGGGGAGGCCGGCTGCGCGTCCGGGGCAGCAAGCTCGACAGCGACCGGGGCGCGGTGCTGGTCGAGTTCGCCGGGATGGCCCCGCTGATCGCCTTCGTCCTGGTGGCGATGTGGCAGTGCGTGCTGTGGGGCTACACGTTCTCCCTGGCGGGCAACGCGGCGGACGAGGCGGCACGGACGGCCACGTCCTCGTACGCGGTCGACGGCTCGACGGCGGGCTGCCGGGAGGCGGGCCTGAAACGGTTGCCGGCCAACTGGCGCGGGGCGGCGACGGTGTCCTGCGGCGCGTCGGGAAACCTGATGAAGGCGACGGTCCACCTGCGCACCCCGGTGCTCTTCCCGGGGGCCGGAAACTTTCCGTGGCCGGTGGACGGGAGCGCGGGGGCGGCGCTTGAGGGGGACGGGGGATGA
- a CDS encoding hydroxyacid dehydrogenase, protein MPNPKLAALISPERAAEVVDAGTRRLLEERFEVVWAEAGHAAGPAQPGRPPALDPATLPELVAGADVLLTSWGTPKLGNELWADGQGPKVVAHAAGTVKHLIDPVILDHGVGVFSAGRRIAWSVGEYCLGALLTLARRLPRFDGAIRSGGWKQTEYRGHELAGAKVGIIGASSTARALIAMLKPFGCDLAVYDPYLSHAHAQELGVRTTTLEDAARSALLSIHVPNVPETKGMITRELIETLPDGAVVVNSSRGPAVDQQALLDHALGGRIYAALDVYDPEPSTFDATILQAPNLLFTPHIAGDTAEGHLALAGYVLRDALQWLADGTRGPSFVEPAAWSITA, encoded by the coding sequence GTGCCGAATCCCAAACTCGCCGCCCTCATCTCCCCCGAACGTGCCGCTGAGGTCGTCGACGCCGGCACGCGACGGCTTCTCGAGGAACGTTTCGAGGTCGTCTGGGCGGAAGCCGGGCACGCGGCGGGTCCGGCCCAGCCGGGCCGGCCTCCTGCTCTCGACCCGGCCACCCTGCCCGAACTGGTCGCCGGCGCCGACGTCCTGCTGACCAGCTGGGGTACGCCGAAGCTCGGCAACGAGCTGTGGGCCGACGGCCAGGGCCCGAAGGTGGTCGCACACGCGGCCGGCACGGTGAAGCACCTGATCGACCCGGTCATCCTCGACCACGGCGTCGGCGTCTTCTCAGCCGGCCGGCGGATCGCGTGGTCGGTCGGCGAGTACTGCCTCGGCGCCCTGCTGACCCTCGCCCGCCGGCTTCCCCGGTTCGACGGCGCGATCCGCTCCGGCGGCTGGAAGCAGACGGAGTACCGCGGTCACGAGCTGGCCGGCGCCAAGGTCGGGATCATCGGCGCGAGCAGCACCGCCCGCGCACTGATCGCCATGCTCAAACCGTTCGGCTGCGACCTCGCCGTCTACGACCCGTACCTGTCGCACGCACACGCGCAGGAACTCGGCGTACGGACGACGACGCTCGAGGACGCCGCACGCAGTGCGCTCCTGAGCATCCACGTCCCGAACGTGCCCGAGACGAAAGGCATGATCACCCGCGAGCTGATCGAGACCCTGCCCGACGGCGCGGTCGTGGTCAACTCGTCGCGCGGCCCTGCGGTCGACCAGCAAGCACTCCTGGACCACGCGCTGGGTGGCCGGATCTACGCGGCCCTGGACGTCTACGACCCCGAGCCCTCGACGTTCGACGCGACGATCCTCCAAGCCCCGAACCTCCTGTTCACCCCGCACATCGCGGGCGACACCGCCGAAGGTCACCTCGCGCTCGCGGGCTATGTGCTGCGCGACGCCCTGCAGTGGTTGGCCGACGGCACCCGCGGACCGAGCTTCGTCGAGCCGGCCGCCTGGTCGATCACCGCCTGA